A region of Nocardioides sp. JS614 DNA encodes the following proteins:
- a CDS encoding L-threonylcarbamoyladenylate synthase: MARYVDVHPENPQSRLLDQIADALREDQLIAYPTDSGYALGCRLGNREGRDRILRIRRLDEKHHFTLMCKDFAQLGHFVKLDNSAFRSIKAATPGPYTFILPATQEVPRRLMHPKKRTVGVRIPAHVFDQALLGTLGEALLTSTLILPGETEPRSLGWEIKEELDHQVDVVVEAGETLAEPTTVIDWSEGYPEVLRVGAGDPARFEAA, translated from the coding sequence ATGGCCCGCTACGTCGACGTACACCCCGAGAACCCCCAGTCCCGCCTGCTCGACCAGATCGCCGACGCGCTGCGCGAGGACCAGCTGATCGCCTACCCGACCGACTCGGGCTACGCGCTCGGCTGCCGGCTCGGCAACCGCGAGGGTCGGGACCGGATCCTGCGGATCCGCCGGCTCGACGAGAAGCACCACTTCACGCTGATGTGCAAGGACTTCGCCCAGCTCGGGCACTTCGTGAAGTTGGACAACTCCGCGTTCCGCTCGATCAAGGCCGCGACCCCGGGGCCGTACACGTTCATCCTGCCGGCGACCCAGGAGGTCCCCCGCCGGCTGATGCACCCCAAGAAGCGCACCGTGGGCGTCCGGATCCCGGCGCACGTCTTCGACCAGGCCCTCCTGGGGACCCTCGGTGAGGCGCTGTTGACCAGCACCCTGATCCTGCCGGGGGAGACCGAGCCGCGCAGCCTCGGCTGGGAGATCAAGGAGGAGCTCGACCACCAGGTCGACGTGGTGGTCGAGGCGGGCGAGACGCTGGCCGAGCCGACCACCGTCATCGACTGGTCGGAGGGCTACCCCGAGGTGCTGCGGGTCGGCGCCGGCGACCCGGCCCGCTTCGAGGCCGCCTGA
- a CDS encoding DUF6542 domain-containing protein — translation MSQRAIQRASQRRTLWEEGREPGRQVVALGLALALTAVVVDRWLVGHVGVLFDLCFVLLCIATALAVRPSDFFTVGVLPPLLMVVVFAMLGATRPELIADPGDGVIQAVVSGLSHHAGALVTGYLLCLAILAVRQRVLSQAASKRAGSPAPTRSTSG, via the coding sequence GTGAGTCAGCGGGCGATTCAGCGCGCGAGCCAGCGCCGGACCCTCTGGGAGGAGGGGCGCGAGCCGGGCCGTCAGGTCGTCGCGCTCGGGCTGGCGCTCGCCCTGACCGCGGTCGTCGTCGACCGGTGGCTGGTCGGGCACGTCGGCGTGCTCTTCGACCTCTGCTTCGTCCTGCTCTGCATCGCGACCGCGCTCGCCGTGCGGCCCTCGGACTTCTTCACCGTCGGCGTGCTGCCACCGCTGCTGATGGTGGTGGTCTTCGCAATGCTCGGGGCAACCCGGCCCGAGCTGATCGCCGACCCGGGCGACGGCGTGATCCAGGCGGTCGTCTCCGGGTTGTCGCACCACGCGGGCGCGTTGGTCACCGGCTACCTGCTCTGCCTGGCGATCCTCGCCGTACGCCAGCGGGTGCTGTCTCAGGCGGCCTCGAAGCGGGCCGGGTCGCCGGCGCCGACCCGCAGCACCTCGGGGTAG
- a CDS encoding DNA recombination protein RmuC yields MTAVTLFLALLVGLALGCLLGALLGVLWSRSRRSFTDGLVDQAEVMQGLDRLSDQMHHLDRARATWQGHFDTQVDQLQRETRSLSTALRKPQVRGRWGELHLRRAVELAGLVDRCDFSEQVRLDDGARRPDLVVHLVGGRRVVVDAKVPLDAYLDATSTDDEEEHRAHLRRHVTQLRTHVEALGSKQYWRSLEESPEFVVLFVPAESFLAAALETDPTLIEHAAARQVVLATPTTLIALLRTVAHGWSHEALADQAREIHRLGRELHGRLLGMTGHLDQLGRSLNAAVGHYNQTVGSLESRVLVSGRRFADLSVTDEELPSPRQIDATARSISPSGLRSVERRAADDDPGADHTVAL; encoded by the coding sequence ATGACCGCGGTGACCCTCTTCCTCGCCCTCCTCGTCGGGCTGGCGCTCGGCTGCCTCCTCGGTGCCCTGCTCGGCGTGCTGTGGTCCCGTTCCCGGCGCTCGTTCACCGACGGCCTGGTCGACCAGGCCGAGGTCATGCAGGGCCTGGACCGGCTCAGCGACCAGATGCACCACCTCGATCGGGCCCGCGCCACCTGGCAGGGTCACTTCGACACCCAGGTCGACCAGCTCCAGCGCGAGACCCGGTCGCTCTCGACCGCCCTGCGCAAGCCGCAGGTCCGCGGCCGGTGGGGCGAGCTGCACCTGCGTCGGGCCGTCGAGCTGGCCGGGCTCGTCGACCGGTGCGACTTCAGCGAGCAGGTGCGCCTCGACGACGGGGCGCGCCGGCCGGACCTGGTGGTACACCTCGTCGGCGGGCGACGGGTGGTCGTCGACGCCAAGGTGCCGCTGGACGCCTATCTCGACGCGACCTCCACCGACGACGAGGAGGAGCACCGCGCCCACCTGCGCCGCCACGTCACCCAGCTGCGCACCCACGTCGAGGCGCTCGGCTCCAAGCAGTACTGGCGCTCGCTCGAGGAGAGCCCGGAGTTCGTGGTGCTGTTCGTGCCGGCCGAGTCGTTCCTGGCCGCGGCCCTGGAGACCGACCCGACCCTGATCGAGCACGCCGCCGCGCGCCAGGTCGTGCTCGCCACCCCGACGACGCTGATCGCGCTGCTGCGCACGGTCGCCCACGGCTGGAGCCACGAGGCCCTCGCCGACCAGGCGCGCGAGATCCACCGCCTCGGGCGCGAGCTGCACGGCCGGCTGCTCGGCATGACCGGCCACCTCGACCAGCTCGGCCGCTCGCTCAACGCCGCGGTCGGCCACTACAACCAGACGGTCGGCTCCCTGGAGTCGCGGGTGCTGGTCAGCGGCCGCCGGTTCGCGGACCTCTCGGTGACCGACGAGGAGCTGCCGAGCCCGCGCCAGATCGACGCCACGGCCCGGTCCATATCACCCTCCGGGCTGCGCTCGGTGGAACGGCGCGCCGCCGACGACGATCCGGGCGCGGACCATACCGTGGCCCTGTGA
- a CDS encoding exodeoxyribonuclease III produces MRIATWNVNSLRSRIDRVEAFLDRHEVDVLALQETKAREDQLPLMGIEARGYEVAVAGANQWNGVAVISRVGLSDVAVGFPGQPGWAKDVQRAAETESRAIGATCGGVRIWSLYVPNGRKPDDPHYVYKLDWLARLRDAAQAWRDQDVALVGDWNIAPTDEDVFDMAQFARSTHVTPPERAAFQAFLEDGYVDVVRPHAPGPEVYTYWDYYRQRYERNRGMRIDFVLGSPSLAARVTGAFIDREERAGTGASDHAPVVVDLS; encoded by the coding sequence GTGCGCATCGCGACGTGGAACGTCAACTCCCTCCGCTCCCGCATCGACCGCGTCGAGGCGTTCCTGGACCGCCACGAGGTGGACGTGCTCGCGCTCCAGGAGACCAAGGCGCGCGAGGACCAGCTGCCGCTGATGGGGATCGAGGCGCGGGGCTACGAGGTCGCTGTCGCCGGCGCCAACCAGTGGAACGGCGTCGCGGTGATCAGCAGGGTCGGGCTGAGCGACGTGGCGGTCGGCTTCCCCGGACAGCCCGGCTGGGCCAAGGACGTGCAGAGAGCGGCGGAGACCGAGTCCCGGGCGATCGGCGCGACCTGCGGCGGCGTACGGATCTGGTCGCTCTACGTGCCCAACGGCCGCAAGCCCGACGACCCGCACTACGTCTACAAGCTCGACTGGCTGGCCCGGCTGCGCGACGCCGCGCAGGCCTGGCGCGACCAGGACGTCGCGCTCGTCGGGGACTGGAACATCGCCCCGACGGACGAGGACGTCTTCGACATGGCGCAGTTCGCTCGGTCCACCCACGTCACCCCGCCCGAGCGGGCCGCCTTCCAGGCCTTCCTCGAGGACGGGTACGTCGACGTGGTGCGCCCGCACGCGCCGGGACCCGAGGTCTACACGTACTGGGACTACTACCGGCAGCGCTACGAGCGCAACCGCGGCATGCGCATCGACTTCGTCCTCGGTTCGCCGTCCCTCGCCGCCCGGGTCACCGGGGCGTTCATCGACCGCGAGGAGCGGGCCGGGACGGGCGCCTCCGACCACGCCCCGGTGGTCGTCGACCTGTCCTGA
- the ychF gene encoding redox-regulated ATPase YchF: MALTIGIVGLPNAGKSTLFNALTKNDVLAANYPFATIEPNVGVVGVPDDRLPKLAHVFGSARILPATVEFVDIAGIVRGASEGEGLGNKFLSHIRESAAICQVTRVFRDEDVTHVDGEVNPASDISTIQTELILADLQTVEKAIPRLEKEAKGKKELAPVAAAAKEALAHLEAGTPIIATDIDRSLVRELSLLTAKPFIYVFNCDADELGDEALKDKMRALVAPSEAIFLDAKFEAELVELGDDDEAREMLHEMGVEEPGLEVLARVGFDTLGLQTYLTAGPKETRAWTIPKGATAPEAAGVIHTDFQRGFIKAEIVSFDDLVEAGSLLKAREAGKVRMEGKDYVMQDGDVVEFRFNVT, translated from the coding sequence GTGGCTCTCACCATCGGCATCGTCGGGCTCCCCAACGCGGGCAAGTCCACGCTCTTCAACGCCCTGACCAAGAACGACGTGCTCGCGGCGAACTACCCGTTCGCGACGATCGAGCCGAACGTCGGGGTGGTCGGCGTGCCCGACGACCGACTGCCCAAGCTCGCCCACGTGTTCGGCTCGGCGCGGATCCTGCCGGCGACGGTGGAGTTCGTCGACATCGCGGGCATCGTCCGCGGCGCGTCCGAGGGCGAGGGACTGGGCAACAAGTTCCTCTCCCACATCCGGGAGTCGGCCGCGATCTGCCAGGTGACCCGGGTCTTCCGTGACGAGGACGTCACCCACGTCGACGGCGAGGTGAACCCCGCCAGCGACATCTCCACGATCCAGACCGAGCTGATCCTCGCGGACCTGCAGACGGTCGAGAAGGCGATCCCCCGGCTGGAGAAGGAGGCGAAGGGCAAGAAGGAGCTGGCCCCCGTCGCCGCGGCCGCCAAGGAGGCGCTCGCCCACCTCGAGGCCGGTACGCCGATCATCGCGACCGACATCGACCGCAGCCTGGTCCGCGAGCTGTCCCTGCTCACGGCCAAGCCGTTCATCTACGTGTTCAACTGCGACGCCGACGAGCTCGGCGACGAGGCGCTCAAGGACAAGATGCGGGCCCTGGTCGCACCGTCCGAGGCGATCTTCCTCGATGCGAAGTTCGAGGCCGAGCTGGTCGAGCTCGGCGACGACGACGAGGCCCGCGAGATGCTGCACGAGATGGGCGTCGAGGAGCCGGGCCTGGAGGTGCTGGCCCGGGTCGGCTTCGACACCCTCGGCCTGCAGACCTACCTCACCGCCGGGCCGAAGGAGACCCGCGCCTGGACCATCCCCAAGGGTGCCACCGCCCCCGAGGCCGCCGGCGTGATCCACACCGACTTCCAGCGCGGCTTCATCAAGGCCGAGATCGTCTCCTTCGACGACCTGGTCGAAGCCGGCTCGCTGCTCAAGGCGCGCGAGGCCGGCAAGGTCCGCATGGAGGGCAAGGACTACGTCATGCAGGACGGCGACGTGGTCGAGTTCCGCTTTAACGTAACCTGA
- a CDS encoding restriction endonuclease produces the protein MKEEEEGLSKEDEITPGDPLWKQFEIDVKDFIAKADPASSVEHNVKRLGMSGRERQMDAIATGCVASVDIEVAFECKRYTTRKVGIGAVDAFVGKCIDMQIGHGVLYAFGGFDAGAEARARVSTNPRIEVRDLSHLTLVQPWEEVLPRFLGTVPCPNPNCWDRVWILDEDPASDIRDGGICDSCGSAVGACRSCDEVNLLDADEQSCTGCDAFFEVSRDRKTSEVIGIHWMAGSPDPHW, from the coding sequence ATGAAGGAGGAGGAGGAGGGTCTTTCCAAGGAAGACGAGATCACTCCGGGAGACCCACTGTGGAAGCAGTTTGAGATTGATGTTAAGGACTTCATCGCCAAGGCGGATCCAGCCTCATCCGTCGAACACAACGTGAAACGCCTCGGGATGAGTGGTCGTGAACGGCAAATGGACGCCATCGCCACAGGCTGTGTCGCGAGCGTCGACATCGAGGTGGCTTTCGAGTGCAAGCGGTACACCACCCGCAAGGTCGGCATCGGGGCGGTGGATGCCTTCGTGGGTAAGTGCATCGACATGCAGATCGGACATGGCGTCCTCTACGCCTTCGGAGGCTTTGACGCTGGCGCCGAGGCGCGAGCGAGGGTTTCGACGAACCCGAGGATCGAGGTCCGAGACTTGAGTCACCTGACGCTCGTGCAGCCATGGGAGGAAGTGCTCCCCCGCTTCCTCGGGACTGTCCCTTGTCCGAACCCGAACTGCTGGGACCGGGTCTGGATTCTGGACGAGGACCCTGCCAGCGACATTCGCGACGGAGGTATCTGCGACTCGTGCGGCTCGGCGGTTGGCGCGTGTCGGTCCTGCGACGAGGTCAACCTCCTCGATGCAGATGAACAGTCATGCACCGGTTGCGACGCCTTCTTCGAGGTCTCGCGCGACAGGAAGACCTCGGAAGTGATCGGCATTCACTGGATGGCCGGCTCGCCGGACCCGCACTGGTGA
- a CDS encoding site-specific DNA-methyltransferase, whose amino-acid sequence MTRLELAWPNKDRFLLVPKDDDGKPIWVERDHPAAAEVRVSDFSSSIGDVDESNPYAGNLLFTGDSLDVLRILTTVPEYARHYKGKVRLVYIDPPFNTGQAFEHYDDWLEHATWLSFMRDRLRQIRELLTPDGSVWVHLDDAEAHHMRVLLDEVFGPANFLGNVAWKRRNDPRNTAQFISADHDQLLIYGRDAARARFNKLERTEAMDSAYTNPDNDERGPWRRGDLAARNFYSRGTYAITTPSGRVVDGPPSGSYWRVSEEELARLDSDGRIYWGPSGDSRPYLKRFLTEVQGGRVPSSVWHPEEVGFVRNGKEEVRALVGDVFATPKPERLLERVLHIGSDPGDVVLDCFAGSGTTAAVAHKMGRRWITAEVLGETVKEFTRPRLELVVKGEDPGGITGAVGWKGGGGFRCVEVGPSMYVDTPFGVLLSDEATNGTFAKAVAGQLGYDFQPDAAPLCGAQGRMRLAVLDGTVGAEEVQAVVAALADGEQVEIVGRSVLDGAAATLRTIAKGSKITKAPRDLLTAARRIRRHADRGGGE is encoded by the coding sequence GTGACTCGTCTCGAACTCGCGTGGCCCAACAAGGACCGCTTTCTGCTCGTTCCGAAAGACGACGATGGCAAACCGATCTGGGTTGAGCGGGACCATCCGGCAGCCGCCGAGGTCCGAGTTTCGGACTTCAGCAGTTCCATCGGCGACGTGGACGAGTCGAATCCCTATGCAGGCAACTTGCTTTTCACCGGCGACTCGCTAGATGTCCTCCGCATCTTGACGACAGTGCCGGAGTACGCACGGCACTACAAAGGCAAAGTGCGGCTTGTCTACATCGACCCGCCATTCAACACCGGGCAGGCATTCGAGCACTACGACGACTGGCTCGAACACGCGACGTGGCTCTCCTTCATGCGCGATCGTCTTCGACAGATCCGCGAGTTGCTCACCCCGGACGGTTCGGTGTGGGTGCACTTGGACGACGCCGAGGCTCACCACATGCGTGTGTTGCTCGATGAGGTGTTCGGCCCTGCCAACTTCCTAGGCAACGTCGCGTGGAAGCGCCGCAACGACCCCCGGAACACCGCGCAGTTCATCTCCGCAGACCACGACCAGCTACTGATCTACGGACGGGACGCCGCACGAGCGCGGTTTAACAAGCTGGAGCGCACCGAGGCGATGGACTCGGCCTACACGAATCCCGACAACGACGAGCGCGGCCCGTGGAGACGAGGAGATCTCGCCGCGCGCAACTTCTACTCACGTGGCACTTATGCGATCACTACCCCGAGCGGGCGCGTAGTCGATGGACCCCCCAGCGGGTCGTACTGGCGCGTCTCCGAGGAGGAACTGGCTCGACTCGATTCCGATGGGCGCATCTATTGGGGGCCGAGCGGAGACTCGCGGCCGTACCTGAAGAGGTTCCTCACCGAGGTTCAGGGAGGGCGGGTTCCGTCATCGGTCTGGCACCCTGAGGAAGTCGGATTCGTACGGAACGGCAAGGAGGAAGTCCGCGCCCTCGTGGGCGATGTCTTCGCCACACCGAAGCCAGAACGGCTGCTCGAACGCGTGCTACACATCGGCTCGGACCCCGGCGACGTCGTGCTCGATTGCTTCGCCGGGTCGGGCACCACGGCGGCGGTGGCGCACAAGATGGGACGACGCTGGATCACCGCCGAAGTGCTGGGGGAGACCGTCAAGGAGTTCACACGCCCGCGGCTTGAACTGGTCGTGAAGGGTGAGGATCCGGGCGGGATCACAGGCGCAGTTGGCTGGAAGGGTGGCGGCGGGTTTCGCTGCGTTGAAGTGGGTCCGTCGATGTACGTCGATACACCGTTCGGCGTGCTGCTCTCAGACGAGGCGACGAACGGCACCTTCGCCAAGGCCGTCGCGGGTCAATTGGGTTACGACTTTCAGCCCGACGCAGCCCCACTCTGCGGCGCTCAGGGACGCATGCGTCTGGCTGTGCTCGACGGCACGGTAGGCGCCGAAGAAGTACAGGCCGTCGTCGCCGCTCTCGCTGACGGCGAACAAGTTGAGATTGTCGGCCGTTCCGTACTGGACGGTGCTGCGGCGACGTTGCGCACGATCGCGAAAGGCTCCAAGATCACGAAGGCGCCCCGCGACCTTCTGACGGCGGCCCGCCGTATCCGTCGCCACGCCGACCGGGGGGGTGGCGAGTGA
- a CDS encoding DEAD/DEAH box helicase — protein sequence MIEYDESLVEQVAHTLDLRRPNRDALDALAQALAAAETGAELVADLATGVGKTYIAGALLDYLYASGLSNVVIVTPGSTIQRKTVDNLTPGHRKYLRGLQSNPLVVTLDSLERGEVGAALQDTDRFKVFVLTVQSLLRPNTNDARRAYREHETTGVALYDYLQAADDLVVIADEHHVYYSNNAKKFRQAIEQMHPQALIGLTATPHEAAEPKIVYRYPLSSAIADGYVKIPVLVSRRDGISDLRTQLADGLTLLAAKAATMRAYCNMTKQAYAEPILFIVASTIDEANEIRDTLAGSDMLGTAEQVLLVTSEEPDKTLALLDTLEDPDSPIRAVVSVGMLKEGWDVKNVYVIASVRSLESTLLTEQVLGRGLRLPFGTRTGNPMLDTVEVLSHRSFAALLRQAKVLLEETLGKRTEEATITTNPVPGIIAPGVPLGAGDVLPVNPDEAGSISVNLPGVSAAYAEEHDGDGHAQVPGQTHTGIIFATPESRSDAARASEQAVAHTVGPTPQRSHSLPLFIPRVIRTTRRAPFSLADLDLTQVEALGRQFANDEGESLRRTALNAEYDLTGEAHVVITEQRDRVAASAQLIPYGSIETDLVGRLLRTDGIEASVREANAAQKVAQVFLDGARVTESTPWRVEHGRLATARLTEWIKQRHAATRTWIETSVLLDRWPDPQERIEVQPPADRHLVTSSSVFARGYPYSGWERSFYDVVRFDAYSTEFRLAELFDASSGVESWLRVDEHVPLRIDYSMGAYGRQYEPDFVVIDDERVHWIIEGKRDSEVTSAVVEAKRDAAREWLRAVNEDSAVSDRWGYLLASESVVANSSSWFALRRGAQTFS from the coding sequence GTGATCGAATACGACGAGAGCCTCGTCGAGCAGGTCGCTCACACGCTGGATCTGCGCAGGCCAAACCGGGACGCCCTCGACGCGCTGGCGCAGGCCCTTGCGGCCGCCGAGACAGGCGCGGAACTCGTAGCCGACCTCGCTACAGGGGTGGGAAAGACGTACATCGCCGGTGCCCTGCTGGACTATCTCTACGCGTCCGGGCTGAGCAACGTCGTGATTGTGACGCCGGGGTCCACGATTCAACGCAAGACCGTGGACAACCTGACGCCCGGGCATCGTAAATACCTGCGTGGGCTGCAATCGAACCCGCTGGTGGTCACCCTCGACTCTCTTGAACGTGGCGAAGTCGGTGCGGCCCTCCAAGACACTGACCGCTTCAAAGTCTTCGTGCTCACTGTTCAATCCTTGCTGCGTCCGAATACGAACGACGCTCGACGGGCCTACCGCGAGCACGAGACGACCGGCGTTGCCCTCTACGACTATCTTCAAGCTGCCGACGATCTCGTGGTGATCGCGGATGAGCACCACGTCTACTACTCGAACAACGCCAAGAAGTTCCGGCAGGCAATCGAGCAGATGCACCCGCAGGCACTGATTGGCCTCACTGCTACCCCGCACGAGGCCGCCGAGCCGAAGATCGTTTATCGCTATCCGCTCTCGTCAGCGATCGCTGACGGCTACGTGAAGATTCCAGTTCTCGTCTCCCGGCGCGACGGCATCTCCGACCTGCGCACACAGCTCGCCGACGGCCTCACCCTCCTTGCCGCGAAGGCCGCAACAATGCGCGCCTACTGCAACATGACCAAGCAGGCGTACGCGGAACCGATCCTCTTCATCGTCGCGTCCACGATTGACGAGGCCAACGAGATTCGCGACACCCTCGCGGGGTCGGACATGCTCGGCACAGCTGAGCAGGTGCTGTTGGTGACGAGCGAGGAACCGGACAAGACACTCGCGCTGCTCGACACGCTAGAGGACCCCGATTCTCCAATCCGTGCCGTGGTCAGCGTGGGGATGCTGAAAGAGGGCTGGGACGTCAAGAACGTCTACGTCATCGCGTCTGTGCGGTCGCTGGAATCAACGCTGCTCACGGAGCAGGTTCTCGGTCGCGGGTTGCGACTCCCCTTCGGCACCCGCACGGGCAACCCAATGCTTGACACCGTGGAGGTGCTGTCGCACCGCTCGTTCGCGGCCCTGTTGCGGCAGGCGAAGGTGTTGCTTGAAGAGACACTCGGCAAACGCACCGAGGAAGCGACAATCACAACCAACCCAGTCCCGGGGATTATCGCCCCCGGAGTTCCGCTAGGAGCGGGTGATGTCCTCCCGGTGAACCCCGACGAGGCCGGAAGCATCTCGGTAAACCTCCCCGGCGTTTCGGCCGCGTACGCCGAGGAACACGACGGTGACGGTCACGCTCAGGTGCCGGGCCAGACTCACACAGGAATCATCTTCGCCACGCCGGAAAGCCGTTCAGATGCCGCAAGGGCGTCTGAGCAGGCTGTCGCCCACACCGTCGGGCCGACGCCGCAGCGCAGCCACTCGCTACCCCTGTTCATCCCTCGCGTGATCCGCACGACGAGGCGCGCGCCGTTCTCACTCGCCGACCTGGACCTGACGCAGGTCGAGGCGTTGGGTCGGCAGTTCGCCAATGACGAGGGCGAGTCCCTGCGCCGGACGGCACTCAATGCTGAATACGACCTAACCGGTGAAGCGCACGTTGTCATAACCGAGCAGCGCGACCGAGTGGCGGCGTCAGCGCAGCTAATCCCGTACGGCTCGATCGAGACCGACCTCGTAGGCCGCCTGTTGCGCACCGATGGGATCGAGGCGTCGGTGCGCGAAGCGAACGCCGCCCAGAAGGTCGCGCAGGTGTTCCTAGACGGTGCTCGCGTCACCGAGAGCACCCCGTGGCGGGTTGAGCACGGTCGGCTCGCGACAGCTCGCCTGACGGAATGGATCAAGCAGCGGCATGCTGCCACCCGGACGTGGATCGAGACCTCGGTGCTGCTCGACCGCTGGCCTGATCCGCAGGAGCGCATCGAGGTACAGCCGCCTGCCGACCGGCACCTCGTCACCTCTTCGTCCGTGTTTGCGCGGGGCTACCCGTACTCGGGGTGGGAGCGGTCCTTCTACGACGTGGTGCGCTTCGACGCCTACTCGACAGAGTTTCGGTTGGCTGAGCTGTTCGACGCCTCAAGCGGTGTCGAGTCTTGGTTGCGAGTTGACGAGCACGTACCGCTACGCATCGACTACTCGATGGGCGCCTATGGGCGGCAGTACGAACCCGACTTCGTGGTGATCGACGACGAGCGTGTCCACTGGATCATCGAAGGTAAGCGCGACAGTGAGGTGACGTCCGCAGTGGTGGAAGCCAAGCGCGACGCCGCCCGGGAGTGGCTGCGCGCCGTCAACGAGGACTCGGCGGTCTCAGACCGATGGGGTTACCTCCTTGCGTCCGAGTCTGTCGTTGCCAACTCGTCATCGTGGTTCGCCCTACGGAGGGGCGCTCAGACCTTCTCGTGA
- a CDS encoding recombinase family protein, whose amino-acid sequence MGVLIDLRGRTFGGLVVVDRAATRPSGATYWRCRCEGCGVFVEVESQNLRRGMVRSCGRASCRGRYPKTARVPAGQLVPEARSQVEHRSGDTVPKTVLDAACTVQSGSEFGETHTQNDRFMYSESMGKRRRSDAVIGYLRVSTEEQAVSGLGLADQRSAIEAASAARNWPAVTYISDEGHSARSLGRPGISAVLTALARGEASVLVVAKLDRLSRSLLDFAMLMERARREGWELVVLDLAIDTTTPSGALMANVMASFAEYERQLIGTRTSAALQQLKMQGVRLGRPRKTSIETLSRIARQRDAGETLAAIAGGLNRDGVPTTRGGAKWYPSTVRAALESMKLDDALSTTTR is encoded by the coding sequence GTGGGCGTCCTCATCGACCTCCGTGGCCGGACGTTCGGCGGGCTGGTCGTCGTCGACCGGGCGGCGACGCGACCGTCGGGCGCGACGTACTGGCGCTGTCGCTGCGAGGGATGCGGCGTGTTCGTCGAGGTCGAGTCACAGAACCTGCGGCGCGGCATGGTGCGTTCGTGTGGCCGGGCGAGTTGTCGTGGGCGGTACCCCAAGACTGCGCGCGTGCCAGCGGGACAGCTCGTCCCGGAAGCGAGATCGCAGGTGGAGCATCGCAGCGGCGACACAGTTCCTAAGACCGTTCTGGATGCGGCGTGCACGGTGCAGAGCGGCTCGGAGTTCGGCGAGACGCATACACAAAACGACCGTTTCATGTATTCTGAGTCCATGGGAAAACGCCGCCGGAGTGATGCTGTCATCGGCTACCTGCGGGTGAGCACAGAGGAGCAGGCGGTCTCTGGCCTCGGCTTGGCGGACCAGAGGTCGGCGATTGAGGCGGCTTCCGCCGCCCGGAACTGGCCTGCTGTCACCTACATCTCAGACGAAGGCCACTCGGCCCGCAGTCTTGGGCGCCCGGGAATCTCGGCGGTGCTGACAGCCCTCGCGCGGGGGGAAGCATCCGTGCTCGTAGTCGCGAAGCTTGACCGCCTCTCCCGGTCGCTGCTGGACTTCGCCATGCTCATGGAACGAGCGCGTCGAGAGGGTTGGGAACTGGTAGTCCTCGATCTGGCGATCGACACGACAACCCCGAGCGGAGCGCTCATGGCAAACGTCATGGCGTCGTTCGCCGAGTACGAGCGCCAACTCATTGGCACCAGAACAAGCGCGGCCCTCCAGCAACTGAAGATGCAAGGAGTCCGCTTGGGCCGGCCCCGCAAGACGTCCATCGAAACCCTGAGCCGGATAGCACGCCAACGGGACGCGGGCGAGACGCTAGCAGCGATCGCTGGCGGGCTTAACCGGGACGGAGTCCCAACCACGCGCGGGGGAGCCAAGTGGTACCCGTCAACGGTTCGCGCCGCCTTGGAGTCGATGAAGCTGGACGATGCTCTAAGTACGACCACAAGGTGA